A genome region from Anolis carolinensis isolate JA03-04 chromosome 6, rAnoCar3.1.pri, whole genome shotgun sequence includes the following:
- the LOC100559014 gene encoding olfactory receptor 4D9-like, with amino-acid sequence MDVNNFTTGVTKFVFMGISQNRELELFLFVFFLMVYMSTWLGNVIIIVTVIFDHHLHMPMYFFLANLAFLDVSESSVTAPKLLQVLFSMQKTISFHGCLTQMFFFHFIGGTVVFFLTVMAADRFLAITKPLQYTIIMKKNACLGFIMGAWLGGFVHSIVQLALIIQLPFCGPNILDNFYCDVPQVVKLACTDIYTVELLMVSNNGLVTTGTFIVLLISYSIILFKIRNHVSQGKHKALSTCAAQMTVVSLHFIPCIFIYDRPFKKFRGDKAVSILYTVITPMLNPIIYTLRNTEMKNAIKRLVGKVLTIYQKG; translated from the coding sequence ATGGATGTGAATAACTTCACAACTGGAGTTACAAAATTTGTCTTCATGGGGATTTCACAAAATCGAGAATTGGaactttttctctttgttttcttcttgatGGTATACATGAGTACATGGTTAGGAAATGTCATCATCATTGTTACTGTAATATTTGATCATCACCTACACATGCCAATGTATTTCTTTCTGGCCAACTTGGCTTTTTTAGATGTTAGTGAATCCTCAGTTACTGCTCCTAAATTGCTGCAAGTCctcttttctatgcagaaaaccaTCTCCTTCCATGGATGCTTGACCCAGATGTTCTTTTTTCACTTTATTGGAGGCACTGTTGTTTTTTTCCTTACGGTGATGGCAGCAGATCGCTTCCTGGCTATTACTAAACCTTTGCAATACACAATCattatgaaaaaaaatgcatGTCTAGGGTTCATCATGGGTGCTTGGCTGGGTGGTTTTGTTCATTCCATTGTTCAGTTGGCATTGATAATACAGTTACCATTTTGTGGTCCCAACATATTGGATAATTTTTATTGTGATGTTCCACAGGTGGTGAAGTTGGCCTGCACGGACATCTATACAGTTGAGCTCCTTATGGTATCCAACAATGGACTTGTTACCACAGGAACATTCATTGTTTTGCTAATTTCATACAGCATTATTCTGTTTAAGATTCGGAACCATGTCTCACAAGGGAAACATAAAGCTCTTTCAACATGTGCTGCCCAAATGACAGTAGTGAGTTTACACTTTATCCCATGCATCTTTATTTATGACCGTCCTTTTAAGAAATTTAGAGGAGATAAAGCAGTGTCCATTCTCTATACGGTTATCACACCAATGCTAAATCCCATCATCTACACACTGAGAAATACAGAGATGAAAAATGCTATTAAAAGGTTAGTGGGCAAAGTGCTGACAATTTATCAGAAGGGATGA